The Lathyrus oleraceus cultivar Zhongwan6 chromosome 5, CAAS_Psat_ZW6_1.0, whole genome shotgun sequence genome includes the window cgagatgacctactctctaccctCCAGCAACAAATGACGGATAATATGAGATTTATGCAAGAGTCACAGCGGAGGACAGGCAGatcctacgacactgttctacagtccctacaagtgatcacagatacacaagcccgtcaacAACAATACAACCAGCGACACAGGGCACTCATCGAAGCTACTCAAGGTTCCATTCTAGGTAACCttcgtcgtacccgatcccgtcgtccacctcaggatggcgagggcactagtggtcagcaataggtttccaggtaactcttcccttatcttatttcgaaacattggggacaatgttcgatttaagtgtgggaggagcatttatcgttttccttttgttttcagttttatttgttgtttttagactgtttatttccttttagttgtttaatttcccttttagttgtttatttttcttcttAGTATAATGCttgagtctgacgagtcaccaaatatagtagatccttagtacaatcctacctccccatacctttagcgCCACCAaaattttttgcaaaagaaaatagtgttgTTTCGAgagttttcaggttttaaggacatgttttgagtaaggatgcggtgacttgggagaactttgcgaaacatcagtatctgttttagcaccataagcttcgtaaatataggaatcattcccgaaaccccatataccatggccttaatcatcatttctgtataagtcctcagtagtttatctcagcagtcagctccagcctacgcatcctctacgtaggggaccgatgcaaataagtgaatgatccagaaaaacaaaaaaataaaagaaagcaaaaaggcaactccggtataggtgaccatcacaaagtcatttaaaccaaagaattgtataaaattgctacaaaaagaaaaagaaaaagaaaaagaaaagcagtacccactactagttggttcagaggtatctggcactgaactcggtagggcggattatgatccgatcccccacaactacagttgggtccaataaaagggtttgcacatgtttatgtgccagaaaccccaagctcagatcataatcactaacaggtcactctactatgaagaatgtacggataacgggcttaaggtgattgcgcctgaatgaaaaggacacaaaaagagatgaagaggcaggcctaggtatcgtgggataatatgggttggttaatataggaatgaagtttatgtccgtctttgcggattagtgtcatcatgatacccttagttcactcagttagtgCCTATCACtacatcccgacttgaacttagaatttttaccagaagcactcgtttacaccagtttttctttcATGAGCCTtataatgttttgcttgaggacaagcaaaggtttaagtgtgggagagtttgataacactaaaatttacgtattttcgactccgatttcacatgcattctagttgttttattgtcattttgttgtgttattactgtgttttcctttgttttcaggtttttactttaatcggagccccgatcgagaaaaggagtgaaaaagggctaaaaaccctaaaattcagcattttgtgcttatggcctacctAGTGGCGGGagccacagaccaagccatgacgtgtcaaattcaacttccctcaactcccacgttttcccacaACTTCGATTAAGGCgcctcactttggccttgtggcgggcgccatggccttgtggcgggcgctATGGCCTTGTGGCGagcgccacaagaggaaaaacggttccctcctattttcaagttgaagggcatccaagtcatttccatctttttacttgcttataaatagaaacgcgaattcacttttacaatcatccaaacttagaacataggcaaactcagaagcaactttgtttcacttaggcatatattcagtattttatagtggtaatcgcttcgcattggagtgttaccacaattgtgtcatcaagtctgtgatagagtctgtaatcgtgtttggagcactttggaaggaagttaatcctgccgccatttacttttccgcattgcaatttactcagccctccgattggagcaggtttttatttcttgtctttactttatttatttctcgcactcgcttttactttatttatttcccgcactcgcttttactttatttatttcctcgcactcgctttaaattatttatttcccgcactcgcctttactttatttatttcccacactcgctttaaattatttatttcctcgcactcgctttaaattatttatttctcgcactcgctttaaattatttactttccgcactcgcactacttttatttattttaatgcacttttactttcccatgtctagctaaatttataaggttagaatgtaaggatcataattgaaccgataatccatacaattgttcgtagaaacacttaagggctattttaaccttcaacttaagttttcccgcacttcaattccgttgggtaagatcgaaagccgtccaacgtctttataaacttaattgtttttaactatttcaaaaacagcgaaagcgctttgtttagttcattaggagtttttaacattaagaagaaaagagatttcaaacctattttcggacgcgtttataagtttagagtctggttcgtaagaacctcttttggttaagaagcccaggttataatacttttcaacttagtcaagatactatatttcttaaaaataggtttactactctaacgcaatgcgcgcctttttataagtgacaataagagggtttgattagggagtacaactcggttctgaatacgcgaaagcgacagttcccgttaaattagttcttttcaaagtaggaaacattgcccataagtagttctattagcaagtacttggattatcaattggttacgtgaattacattcgaccctgtctttattaattaaatatatttaaatactttacttttcattgcacactacaaacAACACCTATTTTGGCTGCCTTTGATAAACgccataacaacagataacgatagcttgacacttggtctttgtggattcgacaatcttttatattactctgacgcgttcgtatacttgcgaaaaacaaCCGCATCAAATATTTAGTTTGATCGTgcaattttaatggctttcatctcataagaattgagtaagttatggtcttgggaaattgacctccaaactagggttcaaacaaaatgacctataatctttcaccataaaaaatgactttccaagaagaaatagctcttgacctcaacatgaaagttgtttggattGTAATTGTGAGTAAtgtttctcttagaatcattttcatatgacaaatattgtaggagatggggtctagggaaccccaattttgaccagttgactttctctggtcaaccaccatgaaccatcttgctagcttgacgTTATCTagacttttgggactcatggaggatcatatatgtgtaatatgatgtaatatgaagtaccccttgaaatatttgatcaaatgttgaagaaacttgttgaacaagtcacacaagatacccagatgatatagggcttccaaggcaaacaacTTAAAACTCTaggtgatttcttgatcaaaatgatatgtgaagatcatggtgaaccatatatgatgcttagagccaaaGTGAACCCTTTCTTGATTtaactccttgcattgagggtctcaaaccctagatatgagcttgatggagcatgggtgagcatacacacgacctacaaaagcaacaaactatacattgacatatttttggttttttggttagtaaataatgaaaaagaaagtatgatacaatcaaaagtgcttggtgatctctcccaatgtaaactcaatgaatgaggggtaaggaggatgccaaggtgtgatcccaaagctaatgcatatgatgagataacatgagggatattagggtaaaaattggggtcttacacagtAATAACTTTGGTCGGCCTCAGTATTCTTTATGATGTCATCCTTTCGCCAGATTATAAGTCTCTAGGGGACCATCGATGGTACATACCCTATTCCATGGATCCATTCTCGACCCAAGAGTAAATTGAAATTGGCTTTAGAGTCTGTTACCATGAATAGTGTTGAACGTGTTGTCGTGCCCACAACAAGGTCGACCTGAACGACCCCTATTATACTATTTGTTTTCCCCTCATAGTTTGACATGACCATGTTGTGTTATCGGAGATCTTCATCACCCTTTCCCATTTTCTTAAATAGAGTATAGGGCATCAGATTGACTATAGCACCTTCGTTGAAGAATACCTTGTTCACTGTCATTCCACCGACCATTTCTCTAATGAACAATGGATTCAGATGGTACATCATCCCTGGATTGGGCCTTTCAAACATAGCTTTCTGTTCTACCACCATTCCACTATTCATGACATAGTAGCACAAAGGTTTTCCTCCATCTGTCTCGTTTGGCAGAAAGTCTCCCTCTGTTTCATAGACTTCGAATACCACGTCGTATTCAGCTAGAAACACCGACATAATGCTACAGTTTACGACGAATTCGTCACCATAAATTTCATTGTTTTTTTCATCATACATGTCTTCGTCGAATTCCTCATCAGATTGAGGGGAGTATTCAAACTCTCCTTCCTCTGGTTGGGGAGAATACTCAGGCTCTTCCTCCTTCGATTGACCCACGCTTCGTGGATGCTTCTCGACCTCTAACAAACATTCCACATTCTGAGTGGCTATTACTTCCTTCTTACCCGTCGAGTAGATAGTCATGGCCACTGTCTGATTAGCCACTATCTTTCCTGGTCCTACGACCTTCTGTTTCTCTTGTCCAGCGGTTTCTGAAGGTTTCAATTGTGGATTGGTAATGACCTTCCCAGCTTTTTTGTTTTGCTGGTAGCGTCTCCACTGTGTCCTAGTCATTGGATTCTTTCCTTTGTAATTATAAGGTATTGTGTAGCCCATTTTCTTCTATAGAGATGTTGTTTCTTTCTCCAACACCCTCCATTTTGGTTTTTTGTCCCCTTTATGATTGACGGGCTCTATCCACTTTTCCTGTGGAACATCAGTTGGAGGGATAAAGGTCTTTGGTCAGGAGCGTTGAAATTGTCTTCTATAATCTTCTTTCCTTCGAGATGCTCCATGCTTGTCGAACACGAACCGTAGGACATGGTTCTCCTCTTTCACAACCTTGTTGTCGGCCTCCAGTTTTTCGACGGTTTTCTCGTTGAACACTGCACTGCACTTTGGGAAATGCATAGATTTTGACTAATTTTCCTCACACTTCTCTTGGAAGTATGATAAGCTTTCTCCTGGATGGGGATAGGCCGACTTAGACCTCCTTTCGGCCTTGTTTCCAAAACCTTTAGTAGTTTCGACCATCATCACTTCAAACGATTCAGCCAACGAGGTTGCTTTGGAAACCTCAATGAGACCGTCAGTAGTCTCTACCATCATGTATTTGAGAGGCTTTGCGTACAAAGATTCCTCCACCTTCAAAGGGTCAGACTCCACTTGCATTTTTTGCCTTTCTCCAAATTGGAGCCTTCCTTCTTTCAGAGCTTTTTGCACCAAATCCCTAAAAAGAACACATTGGTGAGTTTTCTGACCAAGGAAATTATGACATTTATAGAATCCccttttcttattttttttctAGGGGAGGGTCTTTTAAACCCTGAGGGATGATAATCTGACCATCTTTTACTAACAGATCAAAGATTTCGTCGCACTTAGACACGTTGAACGTATAAGTCTTAGATACCTATTTTCTTGTTTTTTCTGGTTCGACAGGGTTTTCCACATTCGAGGGCTTTTAAACCTTACATGCATACGGAGGTCTGAGCTTAACTTTTGCCACATTAACCTCGCTCCTGTCGACTATATCTTCATCGTCGGAATAAACTCCATCGACTGCGATGTAGGACATTTTTTCTTTCTTATGATATCGGCCCGCCTTGGACTTCTCAGCTTTCAAGCGTTCGATACGTCAAACCCTATTAGCCAATTGGGCCATATCTCTAACATACTGAGTATCCATCtttttccttatagaataatctagacTCTCAGCCGCTATGTCGACTAGTTCGTGTTTAGGGACTTGAGTAAAGCATCGTGCCTTCAGCAGTCTAAACCTGTTTAGATATTGATCAACTGACTCAGCAACCGTTCGCTTAACGCTATCTAGTTCTTTGAGGCTAATTTTTTATTGTCCatttaaaattgttcatggaacatTCTCTCTAACTGTGTCCACGTTTGGATCGACTTTGGAGGTAGCGTTATGAACCATGTAAACACGTTTTTGTAAGAGAACTTGGGAAGTATTTTAAGTTCAAGTCCTCATTGTTCACTATGTCGCCAACCTCGTTCTGGTACATGGCCACGTGTTCGACGATGGATTCTTCAGTATCCCCAACGAACTTGGCAAATTTCAGGACTTTCCACCCCCATGGCAATTCTGTCTGTAGGACAAAATCTGGTAGAGGTGAAGAGTAAGTCGGCCGTTGTAGGCAAGGGCTTACTCCATTTTGCACTATGATCTGTTCGAGGATAGCCTCTTGGTTTTGTTCCCCCATGGCTGCATCGTGTCGAACTTGTTGAACCACCTGGTCAGGATCCTGGTTACGGTTAACCATTACCACGGTGGGCCTTCGTGCCACCCTTGGGATTTGTTCGAATTCCTGATATTCCTGTTCGACAATATCATTCGTCATCTCCTCTTGTCGAGCCGGTGTTTCCGGTCGAGGAGGAGGAGTAGGATTGCGATGGACCTGAGCCCTTGGGTCTCCCCAAAAGTGTCCAATCCTTGTCATTTGGATTGCCAATTATTGGTAACTCTACATCAAATCCTGGATCAATGACCTTAATATGGTACCCATTTACTGAGTTATCATGTGTACCATTTCATGGTTACTCTCGTCCATCTGTTGTCTCATAATGACGAAAAAAACTTTACGTAAAAGTTGGGACTGACTGAGACGTCAATCCGAAACCTGGGGGTCGGCTAAATAGGGTTGCCAAAGTTCCTAACCCCTGGTAGCAAGGTAACCGTAATGACGAGGTATTGATGTAAGTCGAATCGAGGTTATGCATATTTGCCATAAACTCAGTCGGCATTCCCAATGTTCGGTGCATGAGGACTACGAAACTGGGCATATATTGCCCAATAGTTCCCATGGTTGTTGTTGTCGATGTTTATGGATGACACGACGTCAGAATTGGCCCTAAAAATGCTATCAAAATCGTTGATGCCATGCTAGAGTCGATATCGGCAGCTTGGGGCATCAACGCGTCTCCTGCCAAAGATGCTTCTTCGTGGGGTCTAGGAGATGTCATTTTTCCACTGCGCAATCACATACACTTAACACTATCGATGTCCCAACATGTGTGCCAATTTGTTGGTTCAtcaacaatctctagccttcctataagagggttacttgcaggaccgACTACAAAGTCCTGGACTTAGTGTTTGACCGTATGGTGTTTTGGTAGACAATGCCTTTGAAAGGCTT containing:
- the LOC127081087 gene encoding uncharacterized protein LOC127081087, with protein sequence MTRIGHFWGDPRAQVHRNPTPPPRPETPARQEEMTNDIVEQEYQEFEQIPRVARRPTVVMVNRNQDPDQVVQQVRHDAAMGEQNQEAILEQIIVQNGVSPCLQRPTYSSPLPDFVLQTELPWGWKVLKFAKFVGDTEESIVEHVAMYQNEVGDIVNNEDLNLKYFPSSLTKTLKELDSVKRTVAESVDQYLNRFRLLKARCFTQVPKHELVDIAAESLDYSIRKKMDTQYVRDMAQLANRV